From the genome of Panulirus ornatus isolate Po-2019 chromosome 19, ASM3632096v1, whole genome shotgun sequence, one region includes:
- the LOC139755485 gene encoding uncharacterized protein, producing MHTKEELYHCAQCKKTFSKKRFLVLHMRIHTRDKVHECSHCQKAFSERNYLIKHMEVHRGEKYECSYCKKTFAQSSALLQHTRVHTGKKAYECSHCQKTFSRRCSLVLHMCIHTGEKSHECSYCQKTFSQRRYLLDHIRVHTGEKPYECPHCQKTFALRSALVPHIRIHTGEKPYECSHCQKRFSNNSALAQHRRIHTGEKPYECLHCLKTFTQSSALSQHMIIHTGEKQYECSTCHKTFLLKSHLMGHEKVHTKEKPYECSYCLKTFAHKNTLVMHIRLHTGEKPYVCSQCQKAFTQSATLVKHLRRHFGNKPFKCSLCQKSFIQRDHLVKHMRVHTGEKPYNCSQCQKAFSQESTLAKHMKIHTGERPYECSHCQNSFSYKHALARHMYIHTGEKPYECSQCQKGFADRQTLNQHLRIHTGEKPYECSHCQKTFRQRGTLVNHMTIHTRALHMHIQSDNSFSQNSTLVKHVNVHTGEKPFERPLHQTYKEQLIPQSRLKKSSNLEGVKQEDDCGSESVIKVDHCPELASFVPQLCIRDHTDIIKEEFSGL from the coding sequence ATGCATACAAAAGAGGAGCTATATCATTGTGCTCAATGCAAAAAAACTTTCTCAAAGAAGAGGTTTTTAGTGCTGCACATGAGAATTCATACAAGAGATAAAGTACATGAATGTTCGCATTGCCAAAAGGCCTTCTCAGAGAGGAATTATCTAATAAAGCATATGGAAGTTCATAGAGGAGAGAAATATGAATGTTCGTATTGCAAGAAGACCTTTGCGCAGAGTAGTGCTTTATTGCAACATACGAGAGTACATACAGGAAAGAAAGCATATGAATGTTCGcattgccaaaagactttctcACGAAGGTGTTCTTTGGTACTTCACATGTGTATTCATACAGGGGAGAAATCACATGAGTGTTCATATTGCCAGAAAACCTTCTCACAGAGAAGGTATTTATTGGATCATATAagagttcatacaggagagaaaccatatgaatgtccacattgccaaaagaccttcgcATTAAGGAGTGCTTTAGTGCCACACATACgaattcatacaggagaaaagccatatgaatgttcacattgccaaaaaaGGTTCTCAAATAATAGTGCTTTAGCGCAGCACAGAagaattcatacaggagagaagccatatgaatgtttacaTTGCCTAAAGACCTTCACACAGAGCAGTGCTTTATCCCAGCACATGataattcatacaggagagaagcagtATGAATGTTCAACGTGCCATAAAACCTTCTTATTGAAGAGTCACTTAATGGGGCATGAGAAAGTGCATACCAAAGAGAAACCTTATGAGTGTTCATATTGCCTAAAGACCTTCGCACATAAGAACACTCTAGTGATGCATATAAGACTTCATACAGGGGAGAAGCCATATGTATGTTCACAATGCCAGAAGGCTTTCACTCAGAGTGCTACTTTAGTAAAACACTTGAGACGTCATTTCGGAAACAAACCATttaaatgttcactgtgtcaAAAGTCTTTTATTCAGAGGGATCACTTAGTAAAGCATATgagagttcatacaggagagaaaccatacaATTGTTCACAGTGTCAAAAGGCTTTCTCACAGGAAAGTACTTTAGCAAAACATATGAAAATTCATACAGGAGAAagaccatatgaatgttcacattgccaaaattCCTTCTCTTATAAACATGCTTTAGCACggcacatgtatattcatacaggagagaagccatatgaatgttcacagtgccagaaGGGCTTTGCAGACAGACAAACTTTAAATCAGCACTTAagaattcatacaggagagaagccatatgaatgttcacactgCCAAAAAACCTTTAGACAGAGGGGTACTTTAGTAAATCATATGACAATTCATACTAGAGCATTGCATATGCATATTCAGAGTGACAATTCCTTCTCCCAAAATAGTACTTTGGTGAAACATGTGAATGTTCATACAGGTGAGAAGCCTTTTGAACGTCCACTGCATCAAACATATAAGGAACAATTGATACCTCAATCAAGATTGAAGAAGTCTAGTAATCTAGAGGGAGTGAAACAGGAAGATGATTGTGGTTCAGAATCTGTTATCAAAGTGGATCATTGTCCAGAACTAGCCAGTTTTGTCCCTCAATTGTGCATAAGGGACCACACTGACATTATTAAGGAAGAGTTTTCAGGTTTataa